The Gloeobacter violaceus PCC 7421 DNA window ACCCGCACCTGACTTGTCGGTGGTAAAGTCGGCGATGTACTGGGCCTGGCCAAAGGGCGGTTCGGCCAACTCCGTCAAAAACAAAGCGAAGGGGGTGTTTGCCTTCAAGCCTGCAACTTTGATCTTGAGCGAATCGACACCGCGCTTTTCTTCGCTTGCAATGAAGGTGACGGTGGCGGAGGCATCAGGAAAGCAGGTTGTAAACGGATCGAAAGTTTCCAGTGTGAAGCGCTTCACTTGCGGGTATTCTGAGGCACTTACCGAGGCCGTGTAAAGGCTCAGGAGCACACCGACAGCGGTCAGCGAAGCTGCCAGCAACTGTTTTTTCATGAATGGTACCTTGTAATCACGGATTCACAGTAATTACTCCGCCCATCCCCAGGCGGATCGCCCGCGGGTCTAAAGAAACGAGTTACTATCCTCCGAGTGTCGCCCAAGCGACTGCAATCGGTGGGGTAGCCAGCGCATTCTGATCGACATGAGCGCCCCTGTGCAAATTCCCGCCCCGGCCCAATCGCGCGATTGGCCCTACCTCGTCGGTGTGGGCGGCTACGCGATCCTCGACACCGTCCTGCAGACGTGGCTGATATTTTTGTTTACCGCCCAGACGGCCCCGGGCGGGCCGCTGGTCGCTCCGGCCGTCTTTGGGCTGGCGCTTTTGGCGGCGCGCATCTGCGAGGCGGTGGCCAACCCCCTGGCCGGATTCGGGGCCGACCGCAGCGGCAGGCCGTGGCTGTTTTTGCTGGTGGGGACTTTGGTCTTCGGCGGGGCGGGATTGGCGCTATTCTGGGCGCCGGGTCCGGGCCTCGGGCCGCTCAACGCCGCGCTGCTCTTTGCGCTGTTGCCCCTCGCCCTGGTGGCACAGTCGAGCTACATCGTGCCGTACCTCGGACTGTTGCCGCAGTTGGCCCGCGACGACGAGCGCCGCGTGCGCGTGAGTAACGGCCAGGCGCTGGTGCTGCTGGCCGGTGTGTTCGTGGGTCAGGTGCTCTCCGGCCCGGCGCTGGGGTGGTTGGACAACCGGCTTGCGCTGATGGCGACGCTGTTTATCGCCCTGGCCATGGCCCTGATGCTGGTGCCGCTGCTGTCGGTCCGCTCGCTGCAGATGGAGCGCTCCCGTTTGGTGCTCGCCCAGATGGGGCAGGTGCTGGTGCGCAACCCCGGCTTTCGGATCTTGGTGGTGGCCCAGGCGCTCTTCTGGCTCGGGTTCAACACGGTGCGCCTGGCAGCCATCTTTTTTGTAACGGTGCTGCTGGGACAGGAAGCGGCCCGGCTGTCGCTGTTTTTGGGGGCGATTTTTCTGGTGACGGTGCCGTCGCTTTTGGCGTTGCGCTTTGTGGTGCCGCGGCTGGGTAAGCGCAGGAGCATGATCCTCGCCACCGGCAGCTTCGCGGTGCTCCTGCCGCTGCTTGCCACGGTCGGCCGCTCGGTCGGGCCTTTGAGCGCCGAGCAGTGGGCCTTGTCGCTCTTCGCCTCGCTCGGTTTTCCGCTGGCCATCCTCTCGGTGGTGCAAAACCCGATGGTGGCCGAGCAGGTCGAGCAGGACGCAAAATCCAGCGGGGAAGCCAAAGGAGCCTTGTTTTTCGGCCTGCAGGGATTGGCCATCAAGCTCAGCTACGGCCTGGCGGCGGCGCTGCTCGGTTTTTTGCAGTCGCAGTTCGGCTACAGCCCGGGCCAACCGCTGGGCATCCAGCTGGTGGGACCGATCGCCGGGGTGCTCGCCCTGGGGGCCGCCATCGCCTACGGGTTCTATCCGAAGGACTTTGAGCAATCGGCTACTCAGCCGGCGGAGACCAGAAAGTAGCGGTAGCGTGCCCGCCAGCGCCGCAGTTGCTTGAGCATGCAGCGCGCCGGGGTGTCGAAGACTGTGAAGATGTCGCCGTAGCCGATGGTGCTGTTGTGGTGGTGACGCCAGTGCTGCTCGGGCGTAGTAATCAAAAGCCACCGGCACAGCCAGGCGATCGGGCCGGGCGTGCGCCAGCCCAGGGCCGTCGTGTGCCGCCACCAGACGTGGAACTGGCCGAAGATCATCCCCAACAGGACGCCCTGCCAGGAGTAGGACCACAGCAGCACAGAAAGGGCGATGTAGGGCAAGGCCCCCAGGAGGCCGTCGGCGACCACGCTCGGTCGGCCGGAAAGCACGGCGTAGTGGCGGAAGTTTTTGCGGGGGGCGTGGTGCACGCTGACGTGCAATTTACCGAAGACGTGCTCAGGAACGTGGTAGCAAAAGGTGGAAACAAAATCGCCGACAAACAGCAGTAGCCAGGCCACCGCGATCGCTTGGAGCATTCGTCCTCCTCGCACACTGTAGACAGCGTATAGGCAACAGGTAAGGAGCAGTTGAAGGCCCGGTTAAGAGCAGATTGAGAAATATTGCAACCAAGTATATCAGCTTTGCCTCCCTTAGAGACTAAGCCCCCAGAAAGAGATCCGCTTGTCTTTTGCTAAGCCGAGTGCGACTGCGGATGGCTCTTTTGTGGGTTGAACAGCCGCAGCACCTCGGAGGTGAAACCGGCGAGGGCGGGCATCAGCTGCGGTCGCAAAAGCCGTGGGTCGAAGACACCCATGCGGGCATTTTGCTGGGTGACGCACGCCGCGATAAAGGACTCGGGGGTCAAATCGATGGCGAGCGACGAGACGCCGTGGGCGGTGAAGCCGGGCGAATTGGACTGTCCGCCGGCAAGGCCGCCTACCAACCGGGTGAGGGAGTAGCCGTAGTACCAGAGTGCCCGCGCCGAGCGCAGCGGTTCGGCTCCTTCGCCCTTGTGGATCTGGTGGTAGGCGGCCCAATTGACAAAGTAAAAGAACCATTCTGCTGACAACGCTGTCAACTGGTTACCCGCTGATCTTTGTTTGCCCGATACGGCGGCCCTGGGCAGTAGGTGTCCGTGCGGGCGATACTGGCGGGTGGATGCGTTGCGGATAGGATCGATGCCTTTGTCATTCAAGGTTTTCACCGCCTTGTGCCTGTCGGCCGTCCTGGCCGCACCTGCCGGGGCCGAGCTGACCTCGCGCAATCCTTACACCCGCCTCGTCGAGGTACTGCGCACCGGCAACTGGCGGGAGGCCGAGCAGGAGACGCGGCTGTTGCTGCTGCGCTCGGTGGGCCGCGAGGAGGTGGGCTGGCTGGATGTGCCCGCGATCCAGAAGCTTTCCTGTGACGACGTGCGGGCCGTTGACCGCGTGTGGGCGGCAGCGAGCGCCGAGCGCCTCGGCTTCAGCGCCCAGAAGCGCCTCTGGCAAGAAATTTCCGGCGAGGCCGGTCCGCCCGCCGCAGCTACCTTCAACGCCAACTACGACCGCTTCGTGGAGCGGGTGGGTTGGCGTTTCGGGGGCGAATGGGTCCAGGACGCCAATTTGACTTTTACGACCGCCGCCCCGGCGGGTCACCTCTCGGCCATCGGCCGTGACGGATGCTTTATAACGTTCCTCACGATGCTGTCGCGCTGCGGTTTGTAATATGCGCTGGTTGACTTTTGTGATGTTTTGGTTTGCGGTCGGGTTTGCGGTCCTCACCGTGCCGGTAGCCGCTATCCCGGTGCGCTCCGCCCATACCGAGGCTGAACTCATCTCGGAGGTGCGCTCGGTCCAGCCGGGCCGGCCTTTTTGGGTGGCGCTGCGCCTGAAGATGGATCCCGAGTGGCACACCTACTGGCTCAATCCGGGGGACTCGGGCACGGCGACCACGCTGCAATGGCAACAGCCCGCCGGGATACAGGCCGGTCCCCTCCGCTGGCCCTATCCCCAGCGCATCGCCGCCCCGCCTCTCGCAAGTTACGGATACGAGGGGACGGTCTATCTGCTGAGCGAAATCCAGGCGCCCGCGGATCTCAAGCCCGGAGCAAAACTGGCGCTGCGCGCCAAAGCCGAGTGGCTGGAGTGCAAAGTAGAGTGCCTACCGGGGGCGGGCACCGTCGCCCTCGAATTGCCGGTTCAGGCGGAGGCTACTGCACCGTCGGTCCACGCCGATGCGATCGCTGCCGCCCGCGGCCGTCTGCCGGTGACCATTGCCGATTGGAAGCTGCGCGCGGCGGTGCAGGAGGGGCAGCTCATCCTGCGCGCCACCCGGCCCGAGTGGTTCGCAGGTGAAATCGGTCCGGTGACCTTTTTCCCGGAGCAAGACCTGCTGATTGAACCGGCGGCCCCCCAGGTGCTCGAAGTGCGTCCCGACGGCTTTTTGCTCAAGCTCAAGCGCTCCGCCGTCTCGACGGCGACCCCTGAGCGCATTGCGGGCGTGCTGGTGGCTCCTGCCGGTTGGCGCGGCGCTGGGTCGGAGCAGGCTCTGAGCGTCCGGGTCGCCCTTGAACCGGTCGCCGCCGTGCTGAGCGCCGGGGCGCCGGATCTGGCCGGGCTGCTGGTGGCGGTGGGTTTCGCTTTTTTGGGCGGGATGATCTTGAACCTGATGCCCTGCGTGCTGCCGGTGCTCTCGATCAAGGTGCTGGGTTTCGTGCAGGAGGCGCGCACAGGCCACGCCTGGCGCTACGGCCTTGCCTTTACCGCCGGGGTGCTCGCCTCCTTCTGGCTTTTGGCCGGCGGATTGCTGCTGTTGCGCGCCGGAGGCGAACAACTGGGGTGGGGCTTCCAGCTGCAGTCGCCGCCTTTTCTGGTGATCCTCTGCGCGGTGCTCTTTTTGTTCGGATTGAATCTTTTTGGCATCTTCGAGGTGGGTACTTCGCTGACCCGCCTGGGGGGAGCCGGTCCGGCCGGCGGCCTGGGCGGTTCGTTTTTTAGCGGGGTGCTCGCCACTACCGTCGCCACCCCCTGCACCGCCCCGTTTATGGGCTCGGCCCTCGGTTATGCCCTCACCCAACCTGTCTGGGCAGCATTGCTGGTCTTCACCGCCCTGGGCCTCGGCATGGCGAGCCCCTATTTGCTGCTTTCGCTCTCGCCTGCGCTCCTGCGCTTCGTGCCCAAGCCGGGTGCCTGGATGGAGACCTTCAAGCAGGCGATGGGCTTTTTGCTGATGGGCACCGTCGTCTGGCTGGGCTGGGTACTGGGCCTGCAGGCCGGGGTGAGTGCTCTGGCGGCGCTGCTGGCCGCCCTGGTGGTGCTCGGAGCCGCCGCCTGGGCGCTCGGCAAATGGGGCCACATGGCGGCTCCTGCCCCCACCCGCCTGACCGCCCGGGTGCTCGCCGCCCTCGGGATCGTCGGGGCGCTGGGCGTTGCTCTGGTCGGAGTCGAGCAGCAGTCCGCCGCTTCCTCCGGACCGACCCAGGCGACGGCAACTCCCTCCGAGGGCATCCGTTGGGAAGCATTCTCCCCACAGCGGGTAGCCGCCCTGCGCGCTGCCGGCACGCCGGTATTCATCGATTTCACCGCCGCCTGGTGCCTGAGTTGCCAGGTCAACGAGCGCGTCGCCTTCAGCTCGCCCCAGGTGCGCGAAGCCTTTGCCAGGGGCGGCTTTGTGATGCTCAAAGCCGACTGGACCAAGCGCGATGCCGCGATTGCCCAGGCGCTGGCACAATTTGGCCGCAGCGGCGTCCCTCTCTATGTGCTCTATGGCCCAACCGCCGGTGCCCCGCCCCGGATTTTGCCCGAAGTGCTCACTCCGGATATCATCGTGAAGGCACTTCAAGAATTGTCATAAATCCCGAACTTCTTACCAGGAGACTGCGAATGAAGAGGAAAGCGTTTGTGATGGCCGCCTTGAGCCTGGCACTGGTCGCTGCGAACGTCTCGACGGTGCAGGCCGACGCCCTGGTCGGTCAGCCGGCCCCCAGCTTCACCGCCGCCGACACCAACGGCAAGAGCCATGCGCTCACCGATTTCAAGGGCAAATACGTGGTCCTGGAGTGGACCAACTACGACTGCCCCTTCGTCGTCAAGCAGTACAGCACCCAGGCGATGCAGGAGATGCAGAAGATGGCCGCAGGCAAAGGCGTGGTCTGGCTGTCGGTAAATTCTTCCGCCGCCGGCAAGCAGGGCAACTATCCTGCTGAGAAGTGGAACACCCTAGTCAAAGAAAAAGGTGCCGCCCCCAAGGCGATCCTGCTGGACGGTGACGGCAAGATTGGCCAGCTGTACGGGGCCAAGACCACCCCGCACATGTATATCATCAACCCAGAAGGCAAGCTCATCTACAACGGCGCCATCGACGACAAGCCGACCACCGACGCCGCCACCAAGCCCCAGACCAACTACGTGGCCGCCGCCCTCACCGAAGCGATGGCCGGCAAGCCCGTCACCGTCGCCACCACCCGCCCCTACGGCTGCTCCGTCAAGTACTAACTATTCCTACTTTTCCATGGCAAACACCCCCGGACCTAACGATCCGGGGGTGTTTGCATCTTTGGCGCGGGTGCCTAACTTTTTTCTGAGTGATGGATGTTAGGAAAGCCTCGGACAACACAATGAGATTGACGGCGTTAACAATTAATCATTTAGCTGAATATCTCTGTACAAATAACGCTCTTCCAATCTCGATATATCTTTCAATACATCGACAATTACTTGTCTATTGACCATGGGGCCAACGACGTCATCAATGACATCCCTAATCTCATAAACTTTAACTGAACTACCCCCCTCTAAGCTTACCTCCATCCAATCCTCGTCCAGTTGTAGACCTCTCAGTACTCCGCGAAGCGAAACAGATTCATATTGAGCAGATGAATGAGGTTCTTTGGCAAGTTTTTCCTTTTTTATTGCTCTATTTATAGCCTCTCGGGAGCTTTGCACTAGAACCACAGGTATACTGTCTAAACTGTCTGACGATTTAATCTCAAGTTGTTGAAATGAATTGTTTGATGGCGCGGGAGCAAGATTTCTTGTCAATCTCAAAAAAGCGTCTCTATACTTGGGAGCATCAATATACTGCTCATCAGGGATGATCACAGTTAGTTGTTCTTGGTCGCCTTGAGAGCCTGCTTCTACAATGTTAAGAAACTTCTGAGTGATCTCTTCTACTTCAGGCAAGCCATTAGGAAACAACGATAGTTGTTTGGGTTTCTGAACACGAACAGCGAATTGGTAGCTTCCCGCAGGTGCCTGGAACAGCCAAGGTTTACACTGTTCTTGTACTTCTATGCTAGGGGCGCCTCTTCTGCGAAAATCCCTGCCCATGAGCATTTCTATGGTTCTGTAAAACAGCTTTCCTACTTCTTCGACTTTGTTCAGAATCAAATCAAGCGGAGCCCCTCCGTATACAACCTCGCCTCCGCTTACAGATACAAGCACTTCACCTCTAATGAACTCAACTCCTGACTTAACACGGCTCTCCTCGGACCAAATTGTTTGCAGTAAATTTTCTAGCTTTTCAGCTGCGAAAGGCGGCATGTTTTGCGTTGACAAACATTTGTGTATGAATGATTTTGCTCTCGCAAAGTCATGACCTTTAAACAAAAGCGATGCTGCGCTTACTGCAGTAATTCCTAAGGTTCGTGTTTTGGTTGGCTCTAGTGAAGCATAAGCATTCATCTCAGCTATTGCTGCATCAATATAAAGTTGCTGTGCCTGCTCAAATTCGTGTGATGTTATCGCCACCTGCGCTGAAGTGGCTAGCTCCTCGCTTCTTCTGTGGTAGGTTAACCAACTCATGACGAATCTTCAACTTTCTGAATGGCAATAAGCTGAGCTTTAAAACCAACAACAGCAGCTAGTGCTGGTAAGTTGCTGTTACCGTCCTTTGTCTGCTGAATCTTTTGGCTAAGGCGCCTGCCAACTTCGGGCTTATCAGAATTGGTACCTGATACTTCGAGCCGGAAACAATTCTCTAAATCATCAATATCTCCACCGGGAGATATATAGTAATCAGCTCCCGTTTTCGTTTCTGCGCGGCTAATTGCAAACAAGCCGTAAACAAGTTCAACTGCTGCAAGCGCAAAAGGGTATGCTCCGTCTCGCGTTGCGTCATCTTTGTTGGCCCAAGCTGCCCTGCATCTGTCGTCTGTGGGTTGCCATTGGACTGTTGCAACCATAACCATTTCCAACTTGCCGTTTCCCAGTGTAAATTCTTTCGGAGGGATATGATGCAAATCTAAACACACCCGGGCGGCATCCAGGTAATGCTCGGCAGTGGACGGCATTAAACCGTAATGCCGAGCAGCCATATCCTGAATTGGCAAAAGAGGTATACCTGTGTTCTGCATTTCCATGAATGGATTGGGTAGCGCTGTGGTCTGCTGCCTAAAGCACAGCAGCTGCAGGCCGCATGTTAGAAAGTGTGATTAGTATACCCGATCAACACAATATGTACCCTGGATTCTTCCCATTGCTTACCAAGTCTCAACGACCACAATGAAAGACCTCACCTGTGATCGGCAGGTGAGGTTTTGTGAATAACTGCGGGCGAGGTGCTCAGCTTTTCACGAAGCACATCGAGTAGGAGTCTGAGCGCACCACTAGCAACCGGCGGCCGTTCTCGCGGATCCACACTTGGTAGTGGAGTACCCCGCCGCCGCAGCCGCCCTTGAACTGGCTGCTGGTCCAGTCGTCGACCGGAGCCTCCTCACTCAGATACATTGGGCCTTCGTCGTAGTGGATGCCGATGAGTGAGGCCGCCTGGGAGACCTCTTCGTCCAGCATCGCAGGGCGCGCTGCGCCCGTGGCGAAGGGTCGGGCAGGGACATAGCCGTTACCGTTGCCGTCGGCCGTCGGTGCCACGGGCTGCGCAGCTGCGGCCGGCTCGTTTTGGTCGATGGCGCCGATTTTGACCGGTTCCGATTCGAGGGTGCCCTCGCGGTAGACGGTGATCCCCTTGAGGCCGTTGCGCTGGGCGAAGCGGTACATCTCCTTGATTTCTTCGACGGTGGTCTCGCGACTGCAGTTGATCGTCTTGCTGATGCTGCTGTCCACCCAGTTTTGCCAGCGGCTCTGGGCGAGCACGTGCCACTGCCAGGAGATCTCACGCGAGATTTTAAAGGCGGCGGCTTCTTCAGGGTGCGCCGCCGCGAAGGCGGTGCCCTGCAGCGAGCCGGTCTGCAGCACGATCTGGCGATCTGCCTCCCCCAGACCCAGCGCCTCGACGTAGGGACTGGGGATCTGCACCCAGTTTTGCTGGGAACTAGAGGCGTCCACGTAGACCTGCTTCCAGATCGTGAGCCCGAAGTCGGGTTCGAAGGCCCACGAACAGGAGGCCAGTTGCGCGATCGAACCGGTGGGGGCAATCGAGAGCACCGTCGAGTTGCGCCGAGGTGTCTGGGTCAGCGCTTCGGCGCGCTCTGCCGCCTCGTCGCCACTGAGAACGCGGCCGGTGGAGTCCCTCCAGCGCTCGAAGGGGTTGCCGGGGCGCACATCTTTGATCTCCTCCCAGATACCGCAGGCGCCTTTTTCGGCGGCAAGCGCCTCGGAGGTGCGGTAGGCGCGCTCAGCGATGAAGCGGCCGACTTTGTCGATCTCTCGAAGGTGCGCCTCGGAGTCATAAGGAATGCGGCGGGCCTTCAGCCAGTCGGCCCAACCCATGATCCCGAGTCCCAACTGCCGAAAGACGTTGCGGACGTTGTGCTTCTGGGCCGGGGTGGCAAATTCGGCCACATCGAGCACGTTGTCCAAAAAGCGCGTCGAGATTTCGACCGTGCGGGCCAGGTCTTCCCAATCGAGTTCGACGCCCCGCTCGGTGCGGTGCATGAACTTGGAAATCACGATCGATCCCAGGTTGCACGCCGAGTTCGGGGGTAACCAGATTTCTCCGCAGTTGTGTACCACCAGACCGTTGGCGTCGAAGCGGGCCGGCCCCGGGACGGTGCAGTCATACACTTCCTCGATCCCGTCGGGTGTGAGCGATTCGACGGTGGCGCTGAACCGTTCGCGGTTGGGCGTGCGGCTGTAGGTATCCACCAGTTTGGCCAGGCGAGCGGCTTTGGCCGGGTGCTCGAAGCCAACCAGTTGCGCAAAGACTTGAAGGTTGTCCTTCGCGATCACCAGTTCGTACTGGCTCTTGCACGGGTAGGGTGCGCTTTGGCGGCGGCTGTCGGGCAGCATCCGCACCTGGGCTTCGCGGCGCTTGTAAATGTCCGAGGCGATTCCGAGTCTCAGCAGCATCCGCTGTACCGCTTCGAGCGTCGGCAGGTCGCTCTGGCTGAGGCGCACGCTGACGCCTTTTTGCTGATCGCCTTGCACGCTGCCGTCGGCGTCGAACAGCCCCCGCAGGAAGCCGCGATAAAATTCAAAGCTTCCCTGCTCGACCCGGGACGTCACCCGCTTGCAGCCGGGAACGATCTTGAAGGTGGCAGCCAGCCGGGCCAAACCCGAAGATTGGACACTTGCCACGCCCTGGGCGTTGATGGTGCCTGCGAGCTTGCGGCCGACGTTGGCGCGGCTCGTCGCCAGGGTCACGGCGCGACCGGGCATTTCGGGGGCGGAAGCTTCCCAGAAACTGAGCTTCGCGCAGAGCGTGCCGTTGTTGTCGCGCACAAAGCAGCCGTCGCCCACCAGCGTCCCCAGAAGCCAGCCAGTTTCGGCGTCGCCGGGGCCGTCCCACGGTTGCAGACCGCGGTGGTCGTGGAGCATCACCCGGTCTCCAGGATTCAACTGTTCCGCCGGTACCCACTCGGTGTACTGCCGGTGGCGCGTCTGGGCGGTGAGCTTGAGCACCTGGTGATTGCCCGTAAGCCGCAACTGGTGGCCTTCTTTGGTGCGCAGGCGCAGCACCGGCTTGACACCGGTGGCAAAAAAACCGGCGCTCGTGGTGCTGAATAGCTCCCCGTTGACGTAGGTGCTGTGCTGGACACCGATCAGATCGCGCGCCTGGCGGGGACCGTCGCCGGTATGCACCCAGGTGTCGGCCGTCACGCAAGGGTTCGTAGTTGTAATGAAATTTTTTATTGGTGAGCGGCGCCTGGCATTGTCGCTGAGAAGCAAGCCAGGATCGGCGGTATCGTGAGCGTACTGCGCAATCTGATTCCACAGATCAACGACACCGGGATTGCCCTCGTCGAGTTTGTCGAAAAATTCGTCGTCGACCAGGACCGAGATGTTGGCGTTGTGCCAGCGGCGATCGCGGGTGCCCTTGGGCGAGAGGTGCGTCTCAGTCCAGGTGTCGGTCAATTCCTGCTTGAGCTGGTCTAGCCGGGCATTTTTTTCAACATCGGACAGACCTTTATCCACAGCTAAATCCGCTGTCCGTTCGATCAAGTCGCGGGCTACACGAGCGTCCATGACCGACTGGGTCTTCGCCTGGATGAACTCCCAGACGTCCGGGTGCTTCCAGTGCATGGAGAACATGAAAGCTCCCCTGCGGGAATTGGACGTGTAGATGCCGTTTCCGGAAAGTAGATGCATGCCTTCTACTTCGATGTCGTAAACTCGCTGGGTTCCGACAGACTCGATCGCCACGATTGGGTCCGGAAAGTAGTTGACGTGCTGACACAGCGATTCGGCAAGGGCCTGTTTGCCGGCCGTCCGGGTCTTCTCAATCACCTTGAGCAGGGCTGTGTAGAGCAGGTGCTTGCCGCCAACGGCCACGACGCGCTGGTAGGACGCCCCCCGCACCAAAGCGGGCGGATAGCCCCCGGTGCCATCCCGACCCAGGACCATCGGTGAGTGCACCACCTTGGCGCTCCGGCAGCACAGCGTCTGGAAGCGCCGCTTGAATTCGGTGCCGCAGACGTTGAGCCTGTAGATCGTCCGCCAGCCCTGCCGGGAGCGATCGGTGGTGTGCAGGTTGCTCACGATGCCCTCGGCAAGCAGGAGCAACTGCACCGCGCCGACGAACGCTTTGCTGGTGCAGTCGAATCCGTACCCACCTTTGCCGCCGCGCACGCAGCCATCGGCGTCGAAGTACCCGGACAAGAAAGCGCCGACCACCGAGCTGGGGCTGCGCAATATCGCTTCCGGCATTGCTAGATCGGCAGCTTTTTGCTTCAGTAGGCCGTTGGCTTTGAGCCAATCGAGCAGATTGGCTGAGTGCACGAGCAAGTTCCAGACAGCGCCGCTGCCGCTGTAGATCTTGGTGGTGAGGCCGAATTTTTCGCGGATGATGGCCGCCAATTGATCGCGAACGTTGGGGTAGGTGTGGGAAACTGCCAGACTCAAATAGTTATAGGTCGCACCCCGGCCCACGCAGCCGTCGCCGTAGGCATAACCGAGCAAGTAGGCGAGTTGCTCGTCTAGCTCCGGCGGTTGGGCGATCTCTATCGATGAGCGGTAGCCTGCCGGAATGCATTGAAGGCGCACTTTCTCAGTAACCGGGTTGCTGCCTAAAAGCAGCAGCAAGTTGTCGCCCACCTGCAAGTGGCTCAACTCGTCGAGCAACAAATCGCCGTTCTCGTCCAGACGGGCCATCTTATGATTGGCGGTCACCTCGACGCTGTAACCTTTGCGGGTGGTGACCCGGAAGACTTCCGCCTCGCCGTTGTCGAAGCGCTCGCTGATGTTGCGAAATCCCTGGTGGGTGCAGACGCGGGTCCCGACCCCGGCCACCACCTGCTCGACCGGCACGTAGCCTTGCTCGGTGTGTAGGAGCGTCCCCGCCGCAAAACACTTGTTCCCGGTGGTGATCTTCTTGGAAGTCTCCGAGACCATATCGAGCACTGCGCAGGGGCCGAGGGCCTTGCCGTCGGCGAAGGGAGTGCCTTTGGGCCGGATGTAGCCCTTTTGGCCATGCGCGCCGATGTTGATCCCGACACCGCCCCTGAACTTGGTGGTCAAGACGGCATCGGTGACGAGTTTGGCGATCTCCTGGATGTTGTCCTCGGCCGAGAGCACGAAGCAATTGAGCAAACCGTGGGTGCCGTGGTCGGAGTTGGCCAGGATCGAGCCGCCCGGCAACATCTTCATCGGCGCCAAGATCGAAAAGAACCTCTCCTGCCACTCGCGCTGGAGGGCAGGGGTTTTTTCGGCCCCGGCCACGAAGCGCGCCACGCGGCGGCAGACATCCTCCCAGGTACGCTCCTCGCCGATCAGATACTTCTGCAGAACCGCCCTCTGGGACTCCGACAGAGCCATACCCTGCTCAAGACTTCCCACCCCGTCCATACCCATGGTGCTCGCTCCTGCAAATAATCGGATGACCAACTCCGCATCTAGTGGGGCAAGATGCAGTTGGGCAATAACGAACACTTTATTTGGACTCCCCCGGGTCGTCAACTGCCGACTGTGGGAACCCGCCTGCAAACACCATGGGTAGATCCGCCCGCCGACGGCGTTCTTGTGGCTGCCGCCGCTTCATCGAATTTATTGATGGCCTGCCATCATTTTATTGCATCTGAGGACTTTTGTCCATGTTGGCGGCGGGGCCATGCGGGATGTGAAGCCGGGATTACAATAAAGTAACGAAGGAGAAAAAGCGTGCATCCTGAATTTCCTCACACCCGCATTGCCGGGATCACAGGCGAACTGGTGTGGACGCCGGAGGCGCTGGTCAAACTGCGGAAGATTCCTTATTTCGTCCGGTCCCAGGCCCGTCTTCGCATTGAGGAATTGGCCCGCGCGAGCGAGGTTGACCTCATCACCGTCGAGCTCGTCCAAAAAGCCCGTTTGGAGTTTGGTCAATAATGAGTCTTTCCTTCTCACTCGCCGTACAGGAATTG harbors:
- a CDS encoding LAGLIDADG family homing endonuclease, which encodes MFVIAQLHLAPLDAELVIRLFAGASTMGMDGVGSLEQGMALSESQRAVLQKYLIGEERTWEDVCRRVARFVAGAEKTPALQREWQERFFSILAPMKMLPGGSILANSDHGTHGLLNCFVLSAEDNIQEIAKLVTDAVLTTKFRGGVGINIGAHGQKGYIRPKGTPFADGKALGPCAVLDMVSETSKKITTGNKCFAAGTLLHTEQGYVPVEQVVAGVGTRVCTHQGFRNISERFDNGEAEVFRVTTRKGYSVEVTANHKMARLDENGDLLLDELSHLQVGDNLLLLLGSNPVTEKVRLQCIPAGYRSSIEIAQPPELDEQLAYLLGYAYGDGCVGRGATYNYLSLAVSHTYPNVRDQLAAIIREKFGLTTKIYSGSGAVWNLLVHSANLLDWLKANGLLKQKAADLAMPEAILRSPSSVVGAFLSGYFDADGCVRGGKGGYGFDCTSKAFVGAVQLLLLAEGIVSNLHTTDRSRQGWRTIYRLNVCGTEFKRRFQTLCCRSAKVVHSPMVLGRDGTGGYPPALVRGASYQRVVAVGGKHLLYTALLKVIEKTRTAGKQALAESLCQHVNYFPDPIVAIESVGTQRVYDIEVEGMHLLSGNGIYTSNSRRGAFMFSMHWKHPDVWEFIQAKTQSVMDARVARDLIERTADLAVDKGLSDVEKNARLDQLKQELTDTWTETHLSPKGTRDRRWHNANISVLVDDEFFDKLDEGNPGVVDLWNQIAQYAHDTADPGLLLSDNARRRSPIKNFITTTNPCVTADTWVHTGDGPRQARDLIGVQHSTYVNGELFSTTSAGFFATGVKPVLRLRTKEGHQLRLTGNHQVLKLTAQTRHRQYTEWVPAEQLNPGDRVMLHDHRGLQPWDGPGDAETGWLLGTLVGDGCFVRDNNGTLCAKLSFWEASAPEMPGRAVTLATSRANVGRKLAGTINAQGVASVQSSGLARLAATFKIVPGCKRVTSRVEQGSFEFYRGFLRGLFDADGSVQGDQQKGVSVRLSQSDLPTLEAVQRMLLRLGIASDIYKRREAQVRMLPDSRRQSAPYPCKSQYELVIAKDNLQVFAQLVGFEHPAKAARLAKLVDTYSRTPNRERFSATVESLTPDGIEEVYDCTVPGPARFDANGLVVHNCGEIWLPPNSACNLGSIVISKFMHRTERGVELDWEDLARTVEISTRFLDNVLDVAEFATPAQKHNVRNVFRQLGLGIMGWADWLKARRIPYDSEAHLREIDKVGRFIAERAYRTSEALAAEKGACGIWEEIKDVRPGNPFERWRDSTGRVLSGDEAAERAEALTQTPRRNSTVLSIAPTGSIAQLASCSWAFEPDFGLTIWKQVYVDASSSQQNWVQIPSPYVEALGLGEADRQIVLQTGSLQGTAFAAAHPEEAAAFKISREISWQWHVLAQSRWQNWVDSSISKTINCSRETTVEEIKEMYRFAQRNGLKGITVYREGTLESEPVKIGAIDQNEPAAAAQPVAPTADGNGNGYVPARPFATGAARPAMLDEEVSQAASLIGIHYDEGPMYLSEEAPVDDWTSSQFKGGCGGGVLHYQVWIRENGRRLLVVRSDSYSMCFVKS
- a CDS encoding PCP reductase family protein, giving the protein MHPEFPHTRIAGITGELVWTPEALVKLRKIPYFVRSQARLRIEELARASEVDLITVELVQKARLEFGQ